A genomic stretch from Plasmodium reichenowi strain SY57 chromosome 2, whole genome shotgun sequence includes:
- a CDS encoding hypothetical protein (conserved Plasmodium protein, unknown function~part of same gene as PRSY57_0215600B~gap found within coding sequence) — protein VELEKVTHEMKELRKELISKKKNYEELRLKVNHLECVERDSVKISSEKEKGEKVIYELKEKLDNDEKIINDLKKKNSYQVYKMKDYEKRENNLINEINKLKHFIEENKMTVERGNEMNNKKLEEMKQKNKELINNLNDISDELKNCMEQVNSVSRNMANVEKEKENIINELHILRMKNDTMRKRISKFEEEEKVLKLKLYTLNNNISSKNEKLNDMHKKLDDVNEKYKNIVECLNNYKREHKELLEKKIERINTLKQNYYYLKKEYDLKNKELEKNIEHVKKLEHQLLLSYEENEKLNEEIKRRNSFIKNKDRKIDLLTNIENELLKKKEINNIKLMEKQNVIKNNEQLLKDIKDENEKMNEHVNKLQNELIKRELQNKCISKDIEFCKKEKEDKIKNLEDDLLEKKKCIENLKDELINIKKKMQDKMDMTNEMDLLSNKVEELNRMNKTYEKNIVQLNNELDVIKKKWNDEEFLKEEEKKKNIDMVYKIKQYEIQIKEKENEIDSLKKNEQNLHALKNEELNEKEILLKTKFDKEINMIIEQYNKKIQEEKDMLNNKIKNMDQSHKNQIEEMQEENKKELKKLKNVCDMNLQSQILIKESEKHMQEKVDEYKNLLKQKDQELKNIIQEYD, from the coding sequence GTAGAGCTGGAAAAGGTGACACATGAAATGAAGGAGCTAAGAAAAGAGTTAATTTCAAAAAAGAAGAACTATGAAGAGCTACGATTAAAAGTAAATCATCTAGAGTGTGTCGAGAGGGATAGTGTAAAAATAAGCAGCGAGAAAGAAAAGGGGGAGAAGGTGATATATGAGTTGAAGGAAAAGTTAGATAATGATGAgaagataataaatgatttaaagaaaaagaatagTTATCAGGTATATAAGATGAAAGATTATGAGAAGCGAGAGAATAACTTaattaatgaaataaataagttgaaacattttattgaagaaaataaGATGACAGTGGAGAGAGGAAATGAGATGaataataagaaattaGAAGAAATGAAgcaaaaaaataaagagttaataaataatttgaaTGATATAAGTGATGAATTGAAGAATTGTATGGAGCAGGTAAATTCCGTTAGTCGAAATATGGCTAATgtagaaaaagaaaaggaaaatataataaatgaattacatatattaagaaTGAAAAATGATACAATGAGAAAAAGAATAAGTAAGTttgaagaagaagaaaaggtattaaaattaaaattgtatacattaaataataatatatcttctAAGAATGAGaaattaaatgatatgCATAAGAAATTAGATGATGTTAAtgagaaatataaaaatattgttgaatgtttaaataattataaaagaGAACATAAAGAACtattagaaaaaaagattgaaagaataaatacattaaaacaaaattattattatttaaaaaaagaatatgatttaaaaaataaagaattggaaaagaatatagaacatgtaaaaaaattagaacATCAATTATTACTTAGttatgaagaaaatgaaaaattaaatgaagaGATAAAAAGACgtaattcttttataaaaaataaagatagAAAAATTGATCTCTTAACAAATATTGAAAATGagttattaaaaaaaaaagaaataaataatattaaattaatgGAGAAGcaaaatgtaataaaaaataatgaacaattattaaaagatataaaagacgaaaatgaaaaaatgaatgaacatgtaaataaattacAGAACGAACTAATAAAAAGGGAGTTACAAAACAAATGTATATCAAAAGATATCgaattttgtaaaaaagaaaaagaagataaaATCAAGAATTTAGAAGATGATTTAttagaaaagaaaaaatgcATTGAAAATTTGAAAGatgaattaataaatataaaaaaaaaaatgcaAGACAAAATGGACATGACTAACGAAATGGATTTATTAAGTAACAAAGTTGAAGAATTAAATAGAATGAACAAAACATATGAAAAGAACATTGTCCAATTGAATAATGAACTAGATgttataaagaaaaaatggaaTGATGAAGAATTCTTAAAAGAAgaggaaaagaaaaaaaatattgatatGGTTTATAAGATAAAACAATATGAAATAcaaattaaagaaaaagaaaatgaaattgattccttaaaaaaaaatgaacaaaatttacatgcattaaaaaatgaagaattaaatgaaaaagagATCCTGTTGAAAACGAAATTtgataaagaaataaatatgataatcgaacaatataacaaaaagatacaagaagaaaaggatatgctaaataataaaataaaaaatatggatCAATCACATAAAAATCAAATTGAAGAAATGcaagaagaaaataaaaaggaacTTAAGAAACTGAAAAATGTATGTGATATGAATCTACAATCACAAATCTTAATAAAGGAAAGTGAAAAACACATGCAGGAAAAAGTcgatgaatataaaaatttattaaaacaGAAAGATCAAGAActtaaaaatatcataCAAGAATATGATGA
- a CDS encoding hypothetical protein (conserved Plasmodium protein, unknown function~part of same gene as PRSY57_0215600A~gap found within coding sequence), translating into EEEKKKNEEKKKKNEEEKKKNEEEKKKVEEKKLYIDEEKKKLEKQKNQIEKDKHQFEEEKERMEIYEHQKEDKKRKDKKKKGHSSEKEEKYNKKEKTKEKSSNILFDEEYIIQLEELRDTGESCFIYLRSLSKELDVIINKLKAKDDALLNDAFNKINLAITSWNIFNEESKVGDNVTTVENTATEGNITIDENTTEGEMNNEELYKIFSVEKYDMLKKEVAEKVECIQKLIG; encoded by the coding sequence ATGAggaagaaaagaaaaaaaatgaggaaaaaaagaaaaaaaatgaggaagaaaagaaaaaaaatgaggaagaaaaaaaaaaagtagaggaaaaaaaattatatatagatgaggaaaagaaaaagttAGAGAAGCAAAAAAACCAAATTGAGAAGGACAAACATCAATttgaagaagaaaaagaaaggATGGAAATTTATGAACATCAAAAAGAGGataagaaaagaaaagacAAAAAGAAGAAAGGACATTCAAGTGagaaagaagaaaaatataataagaaagaaaagacaaaagaaaaatcatcaaatatattatttgatgaagagtatataatacaattaGAAGAATTACGTGACACAGGAGAGAGctgttttatatatttaagatCACTAAGTAAAGAGTTGGatgttattataaacaAGCTGAAAGCAAAGGATGATGCCTTATTAAATGATgcttttaataaaataaacttGGCTATAACATCTtggaatatatttaatgagGAAAGCAAAGTAGGAGATAATGTAACAACAGTCGAAAATACAGCAACGGAGGGGAATATAACTATAGATGAGAATACGACAGAGGGAGAAATGAATAAtgaagaattatataaaatttttagTGTTGAAAAGTATGATATGCTCAAAAAAGAGGTTGCTGAAAAGGTTGAATgtatacaaaaattaattggttaa
- a CDS encoding putative membrane protein (conserved Plasmodium membrane protein, unknown function~part of same gene as PRSY57_0215700A~gap found within coding sequence), with the protein QTDETGDNHTLDNPNFYNPNFYNPNFYNPNFCNNTLGIPNNKKETQNHFSHTHTKENNIMKDKDFLYLNNKSYDNNLFVAGNNIKSPNENIKKIIELNTTKLVEERNNSLLDINEYNNNSNDLNEYFDNLIENNILSYRKINIKKNKIGTKFIMNKLMYTNVSNNERYRYYLDDNLKVSYINQLRLMIPYISYCLGKIAMSIVFYIFYIRFDISYLKLILTDYKMYFKLFEHKNIIFIVSFSIILGNTIISFFSFIFLSSFCEVLLSTLFIFIKCISEFLFLLLLVYNEVFEIFLRNIKQPDKYASYFFLTFAVIPSFKIIKNIYFFLCALSGRQFIAYIIRPFIKDKNISKLPNFFNLNEYNNNNNNNTHNNNNISQNMNYINEDYYLFHNNDMYTKNIVKGDYKGFISIASLLIYINTKYMHGLASLSTLMLGNNFIKNLRLNYNLRNNHVLLIFINFFTRLSLLLFIYVHYKTNDKLYEYVEYFYYLVTFIFILDFIFKCVYMFISHNLRLCAAYHLELKSMYEDIYYHSQIKKESSKEYLKQLYAKYQTNNFYYYNIPLFSEFL; encoded by the coding sequence AAGGAGAACAATATTATGAAGGATAAAGATTTCCTATACCTAAACAATAAAAGTTATGATAACAATTTATTTGTTGCAGGTAATAACATCAAGAGTCCcaatgaaaatataaaaaagataatagAATTGAATACAACAAAACTTGTAgaagaaagaaataattCATTACTAGATATAAAcgaatataataacaatagTAATGATTTGAATGaatattttgataatttaatagaaaataatatattgtcatatagaaaaataaatataaaaaaaaataaaataggaaccaaatttattatgaataaattaatGTATACTAATGTATCTAATAATGAAAGATATAGATATTATTTAGACGATAATTTAAAAGTCTCTTATATTAATCAGTTGAGATTAATGATAccatatatatcatattgTTTAGGAAAAATAGCTATGTCtattgttttttatattttttatatacgATTTGATATAagttatttaaaattaattttaacagattataaaatgtattttaaattatttgaacataagaatattatatttattgtttCCTTTTCTATAATATTAGGAAATACAATTATATCATTCTTTTCATTCATTTTCTTATCTTCCTTTTGTGaagtattattatcaactttatttatatttataaaatgtatttcAGAGTTCTTAttccttttattattagtaTATAATGAAGTTTTTGAAATCTTCCTtagaaatattaaacaACCAGATAAATATGCTTCATACTTCTTTTTAACATTTGCTGTTATCCCatcatttaaaattattaaaaatatatacttttttctATGTGCTTTATCAGGAAGGCAATTTATAGCATATATTATCAGACCATTCATTAAAGATAAAAACATAAGTAAATTAcctaatttttttaatctAAACGaatacaataataataataataataatactcataataataataatatttctcAAAACATGAACTACATAAATGaagattattatttatttcataataatgacatgtatacaaaaaatatagttAAAGGAGATTATAAAGGATTCATATCTATTGCTTccttattaatatatattaatacaaaatatatgcaTGGATTAGCTTCTTTATCAACATTAATGCTAggaaataattttattaaaaatttaagaCTTAATTACAATTTAAGAAATAACCATGTATtacttatatttattaactTCTTTACAAgattatcattattattatttatttatgtgcATTACAAAACAAatgataaattatatgaatatgtAGAATACTTCTATTATTTAGTcacttttatatttatattagattttatttttaaatgtgTCTATATGTTCATATCACATAATCTAAGATTGTGCGCAGCATATCACCTAGAATTAAAATCTATGTATGAAGacatttattatcataGCCAAATCAAAAAGGAATCTTcaaaagaatatttaaaacaaCTATATGCAAAATATCAAACCaacaatttttattactacAACATTCCTCTCTTTTCAGAATTTCTATGa